One Deltaproteobacteria bacterium genomic region harbors:
- a CDS encoding response regulator has product MPDDYASLWLWLAGLRIMLIAHDPWIKNSLAGYFKSNGCDAYAPDSGREGLEALAEKPFDIVIADFSLPDMSGFDFLRQCLSKNPHSINMLICPGVPGRIPPEAASMGIRIIEKPFKSDAIDRAFLNAMKEQENTTNDR; this is encoded by the coding sequence ATGCCCGATGATTACGCCAGCCTCTGGCTCTGGCTCGCGGGGCTGAGAATAATGCTTATCGCCCACGACCCGTGGATCAAAAACTCCCTGGCAGGGTACTTCAAGAGCAACGGATGCGATGCCTATGCCCCGGACAGCGGGAGGGAGGGGCTGGAAGCGCTGGCGGAAAAGCCCTTTGACATCGTCATAGCCGATTTTTCGCTTCCCGACATGAGCGGGTTCGATTTTCTGCGGCAATGCCTGTCGAAGAACCCGCACTCGATCAACATGCTCATCTGCCCCGGCGTCCCCGGAAGGATTCCCCCGGAGGCCGCCTCCATGGGGATCCGGATCATAGAAAAACCCTTCAAATCGGATGCCATCGACAGGGCCTTTCTGAATGCCATGAAAGAGCAGGAGAATACCACAAACGACCGGTGA